Sequence from the Hamadaea flava genome:
CAACTCGACCTGAACAGCGTCCCGCCCGAGCCACCGGCACCGGAGCCGGCGCGGATCGCCGTCGCCGTCCGGCCGAAGCCTTCCGGGGTCGGCCGAAGGTAGCCTCGTCCACGACCTATGCCGCCTGGCCGTGCGCCCGGCGGCTGGTTGTGATACCCCAGTCACGTTGACCGATGAGTCAGTACGGAGGCCGGCCATGGCGGAGAGCGACTCCGAACAGGTGCCGCCGATCGTCGTGCCGCCGTCGCGTACGCCGACCGGCCGCGGTGGCGAGTTGCTGATCCGGGTGGCCATCTGCGCCGCCTCCGGGCTGGTGGTGAGTCTGGTGTGGATCCTGGCCGGGCTCGGCGACGGCCACCTCAAGACGGCCAGCCTCGTGATCGGGCTGTCGGCGGCCGCCGTCCTCGCCCTGGTGGTCGGCTACGTCCGGTTCGAGGTGGCCCGGGTCCGTCGGGAGTTGACCGAGACCGAGACCCGGCTCGTCGCCACCGTGGAGACGGCGTTCGCCGGCCTGCAGGCCCAGCTCCACGCGCCGCAAACGCCTGCTCCCGCGTCCCGCAACGGCAAGCGGTCCCAGCCGGTCCAGCGGGGCCTGCGCAAGCGGGAGAAGGACGTCGACTCGGCGATCGCTAACGATCTGCGCATCTTCCTCCAGGGCCGCGAGTCGGCGTACGAGGACGACGACGGGGTCTGACCAAGCCGCCAAATATCGCGAAAGTTCGATAATGTGCCCGTCATGGGTGAGGACGGCGACGTAGCGACACTCCTGGGGACGGCGCTCTGCGCGCTGGCCGCATTCGTCTTTCTCTGGGTGCTGTTCGGCGGCGTCCGGATCGTCAATCAGGTCGAACGGGGCGTCGTCTTCCGGTTCGGCCGGGCCCGGACCCGCGTACGCCCGCCCGGCCTGGCCGTGGTCCTGCCGTTGGTGGACCGCCTCCGGAAAGTCAACGTGCAGATCGTGACGCTGCCGGTCCCCTCGCAAGAGGGCATCACCCGCGACAACGTCTCCGTCAAGGTCGACGCCGTGGTCTACTTCCGCGTCTCCGATCCCTACAAGGCCCTGATCGAGGTGCAGAGTTACATGATCGCGGTGGAGCTGCTGGCGCAGACGTCGCTGCGATCGATCATCGGCAAGAGCGAGCTGGACGACCTGCTGTCCAACCGGGACGAACTGCACCGGGAGCTGCGGCTGCTGCTCGACGCCCCGACGCAGGACTGGGGCGTGCACGTCGACCGGGTCGAGATCAAGGACGTCCAGCTACCCGAGCAGATGAAACGCGCGATGTCCAAGCAGGCCGAGG
This genomic interval carries:
- a CDS encoding SPFH domain-containing protein; this encodes MGEDGDVATLLGTALCALAAFVFLWVLFGGVRIVNQVERGVVFRFGRARTRVRPPGLAVVLPLVDRLRKVNVQIVTLPVPSQEGITRDNVSVKVDAVVYFRVSDPYKALIEVQSYMIAVELLAQTSLRSIIGKSELDDLLSNRDELHRELRLLLDAPTQDWGVHVDRVEIKDVQLPEQMKRAMSKQAEAERERRARVITADGEFRAAQSLADASTIMAETPGAMQLRLLQTVVEVAAEKNSTLVMPFPVELLRFFDRLAQSEADTGRVGREPPIPPEIPHSRPASD